One Desulfitibacter alkalitolerans DSM 16504 genomic window carries:
- a CDS encoding IclR family transcriptional regulator has product MGEDKNIIKSVDKAFRIIELMAQESRPMGVTEISKRLKINKSTVHATLNTLLGKGYFEQDAEGGKYRLGIAFAQIANASLNSMDFRNKAKPVIARLSKQINETVHMVILRQGKVVYIEKQESVQSMRIHTEIGKSQPCHCTGVGKVMLAWMDPEESKQLIREHGLPRLTDKTITDEAALYKHLEEIRQKGYAIDDEENEKGLRCVAAPIMDYSGRVIAAISIAGPTTRISTDSLEKMAELVVEAGLEISSKLGSGLTN; this is encoded by the coding sequence ATGGGGGAGGACAAAAACATTATCAAATCAGTTGATAAAGCATTTCGTATCATAGAGCTCATGGCACAGGAAAGCAGACCAATGGGTGTTACAGAAATCAGCAAAAGGTTAAAAATAAACAAAAGCACAGTTCATGCAACCCTAAACACCCTGCTGGGTAAGGGTTATTTCGAACAGGATGCTGAAGGCGGCAAATATAGACTGGGGATTGCATTCGCTCAAATTGCAAATGCTTCCCTAAACAGCATGGATTTTCGAAATAAGGCAAAACCTGTTATCGCCCGTCTATCAAAACAGATCAATGAGACTGTTCATATGGTCATACTGCGCCAGGGTAAAGTAGTTTATATTGAAAAGCAGGAAAGTGTCCAGTCAATGAGAATTCATACAGAAATAGGCAAGAGTCAACCCTGTCACTGTACAGGTGTGGGAAAGGTCATGCTGGCCTGGATGGATCCTGAGGAAAGTAAGCAGTTAATTAGAGAACATGGCCTTCCCAGGCTTACAGACAAGACCATAACAGATGAAGCTGCCTTATACAAGCACCTGGAGGAGATCAGGCAAAAGGGCTATGCAATAGACGATGAGGAAAATGAGAAAGGTCTGAGATGTGTAGCGGCACCCATTATGGACTATTCTGGCAGGGTTATTGCTGCAATAAGCATTGCCGGACCAACAACCAGAATTTCCACGGATTCTCTAGAGAAAATGGCGGAGCTAGTAGTGGAGGCCGGCCTGGAGATTTCTAGCAAATTAGGGTCAGGCTTGACAAATTGA